One stretch of Desulfovibrio inopinatus DSM 10711 DNA includes these proteins:
- a CDS encoding sigma-54-dependent Fis family transcriptional regulator produces the protein MDSGAMADNAASGGLGVRKKKDMAEYPPLSKDCITRITAQWGRFHSGQSVDEETIRPMILSSWERCRRAGLPSDTLELCPIDKPALQQAISRYSDLVESAKLLMDKLVLSIHLSKSVVTLVDTTGLVLHASATSQDLDNVPYGVPGRRCDEFTIGTNGMGLCIIEKRPVHVIASEHYNSSLHYLSCSAAPIRNMAGQVIGALNLAINTENFHQHTLGLVEAAAHAIEEHLRLRRLVREQKVILEMLDDGVIVVGHDGIIASINRQAADMLGLENDVTGETIQTYIREHTILPMLTDRKTFHDREMSFQLQNGRLSCALSCAPFGEGGVILTLREVRRMRKYAARVAGAKAVYTFENIIGESTALREAIRLARVASQSDATTLLLGESGTGKELFAQAIHNASNRRKGPFVVVNCGALPRNLVQSELFGYVAGAFSGALKEGSPGKFELADGGTLFLDEIGEMPLEAQVSLLRLLQESEVTRLGGKQAKRINVRIIAATNTNLQSAIQNNAFREDLYYRLNVLTINIPPLRHRKGDVTLLAQGFLEKFRASLKKDPLPVTNDARMALEIYHWPGNVRELENCMERLANVVTGDSIDLGELPSNVVTGSKPNKGQPSETPMSLNRVQKTLILETLRETGGNFRRASSILNISRTTLYARLKQYGISVDAFRSN, from the coding sequence GTGGACAGCGGGGCGATGGCGGATAATGCGGCGTCTGGGGGACTGGGCGTACGCAAGAAAAAGGATATGGCTGAATATCCTCCTTTATCTAAAGATTGCATAACCAGGATTACGGCGCAATGGGGACGATTTCATTCCGGCCAATCCGTTGACGAAGAAACGATTCGTCCCATGATTTTATCGTCTTGGGAGCGGTGTCGTCGAGCTGGTCTCCCAAGCGATACACTCGAACTCTGTCCTATCGACAAGCCGGCGTTGCAGCAGGCGATTTCGCGCTATTCCGACTTGGTGGAAAGCGCCAAGTTATTGATGGATAAACTTGTTCTCTCTATTCATTTATCGAAAAGCGTTGTGACTCTTGTCGATACGACGGGATTGGTGCTTCATGCATCAGCGACAAGCCAAGATCTCGATAATGTTCCGTATGGCGTTCCGGGACGGCGATGCGACGAATTCACCATCGGGACCAATGGCATGGGCTTGTGTATTATTGAGAAGCGGCCGGTCCATGTCATCGCATCGGAGCATTACAACTCATCACTGCATTATCTGAGCTGCTCGGCCGCGCCTATTCGTAACATGGCCGGTCAGGTTATCGGGGCACTCAACCTGGCCATCAACACGGAAAATTTTCATCAACATACGCTTGGATTGGTGGAGGCAGCCGCTCACGCTATTGAAGAGCATTTGCGCTTACGGCGACTTGTTCGTGAGCAAAAAGTCATTCTCGAAATGCTCGACGACGGGGTCATCGTTGTAGGACACGACGGAATTATTGCCAGCATCAATCGTCAGGCCGCGGATATGCTTGGTTTGGAGAATGACGTCACCGGCGAGACCATTCAGACATATATCCGCGAACATACCATTCTTCCCATGTTGACCGATCGGAAAACTTTTCATGATCGCGAGATGTCGTTCCAATTGCAAAATGGAAGATTGTCCTGTGCCTTGTCTTGTGCTCCGTTCGGGGAAGGCGGCGTTATTCTGACATTGCGTGAAGTTCGGCGCATGCGCAAATATGCTGCGCGCGTCGCTGGCGCCAAGGCCGTCTACACGTTCGAGAACATAATTGGTGAGTCTACGGCGTTGCGAGAAGCTATTCGGTTGGCTCGGGTCGCCTCGCAGAGTGATGCCACGACGTTACTTCTCGGGGAGTCCGGTACGGGGAAAGAGTTGTTTGCCCAGGCGATTCATAATGCGAGTAATCGCCGAAAGGGACCGTTTGTTGTTGTCAACTGTGGCGCTCTGCCTCGTAATCTTGTCCAGAGCGAACTCTTTGGATATGTGGCCGGTGCATTTTCCGGAGCCCTCAAAGAGGGGAGTCCGGGCAAATTCGAGTTGGCCGACGGCGGGACGTTGTTTCTTGATGAAATCGGTGAAATGCCGCTGGAAGCACAAGTGAGTTTGTTGCGTTTACTTCAGGAAAGTGAAGTCACGCGTCTGGGCGGCAAACAGGCCAAGCGTATCAATGTACGTATTATTGCGGCGACCAACACGAACTTACAGAGTGCCATTCAGAACAACGCTTTTCGAGAAGATTTGTATTATCGTCTGAATGTGCTGACAATTAATATTCCGCCATTGCGACATCGAAAGGGAGATGTCACGTTATTAGCGCAAGGTTTTTTGGAAAAGTTTCGTGCTTCTCTGAAAAAAGATCCTCTTCCCGTGACGAATGATGCACGAATGGCTTTGGAAATCTATCACTGGCCTGGCAATGTTCGGGAATTGGAAAACTGCATGGAGCGTTTGGCAAATGTTGTGACAGGCGACAGCATTGACCTCGGCGAACTCCCATCAAATGTAGTAACCGGATCGAAGCCGAATAAAGGACAACCGAGCGAAACACCAATGTCACTCAATCGCGTTCAGAAAACGCTTATTCTTGAAACTCTTCGTGAAACTGGGGGCAATTTCCGTCGCGCGTCCTCCATTCTCAATATCTCCCGCACAACTTTATACGCCCGGTTGAAACAGTACGGAATTTCCGTCGACGCCTTTCGAAGCAATTAA
- a CDS encoding iron-containing alcohol dehydrogenase, translating into MAVREEVYGFFIPSMTLIGIGASKEIPAKIKALGGSKPLLVTDRGVVAAGICKQVTDLLDQASMPYVIYDETVPNPTDKNVHDGVEIFKSNGCDSLITLGGGSSHDCGKGIALIVSNGGKIHDYEGVDKATKPLMPYLAVNTTAGTASEMTRFAVITDTSRHVKMAIADWRVTPGIAIDDPLLMVGMPPALTAATGMDALTHAVEAYVSTIATPMTDACAEKSIALVFQYLRKAVANGQDIEAREGMCFAQYLGGMAFNNASLGYVHSMAHQLGGFYNLPHGECNALLLPHVEQFNLIANVDKFAKMAEIMGENTDGLSRRDAAELAIKAIRQLSADVGIPATLVELGKRYNTNVSADDIPTMTANAQKDICRFTNPRGATDKNIADIYAGAM; encoded by the coding sequence ATGGCTGTACGAGAAGAAGTATACGGTTTTTTTATTCCGAGCATGACACTGATAGGTATAGGTGCTTCCAAGGAGATTCCTGCTAAAATTAAAGCGCTTGGTGGAAGTAAGCCATTGCTTGTTACCGACCGCGGCGTTGTTGCAGCCGGTATATGCAAACAAGTTACTGATCTTTTGGATCAGGCATCTATGCCGTATGTCATTTATGATGAAACGGTACCCAACCCTACGGACAAAAACGTTCATGACGGTGTTGAAATTTTCAAAAGCAATGGTTGCGATAGCCTGATTACCTTGGGCGGCGGCTCTTCCCATGACTGCGGGAAAGGTATTGCTTTGATCGTTTCCAATGGCGGGAAAATTCATGACTATGAAGGCGTTGATAAAGCGACCAAGCCGCTCATGCCGTATTTGGCCGTCAATACCACCGCCGGAACGGCTTCTGAGATGACCCGCTTTGCCGTTATCACCGATACTTCGCGTCATGTGAAAATGGCTATTGCCGACTGGCGTGTGACACCGGGGATCGCCATCGATGACCCGTTGCTTATGGTCGGAATGCCTCCTGCATTGACGGCTGCGACGGGCATGGATGCTTTGACCCACGCTGTAGAAGCCTACGTGTCTACTATTGCCACGCCTATGACAGACGCCTGTGCCGAAAAATCGATTGCGTTGGTTTTTCAGTACTTGAGAAAAGCCGTTGCCAATGGACAGGATATTGAAGCTCGGGAAGGCATGTGCTTTGCTCAATACCTGGGAGGCATGGCCTTTAATAATGCCAGCCTTGGCTACGTGCATTCCATGGCCCACCAGCTTGGTGGTTTCTATAATTTGCCACATGGTGAATGTAACGCGCTGTTGTTACCCCATGTTGAACAATTCAACTTGATTGCCAATGTTGATAAGTTTGCTAAAATGGCGGAAATCATGGGCGAAAACACAGACGGATTATCGCGCCGCGATGCAGCCGAACTTGCTATCAAAGCCATTCGTCAGTTGTCCGCCGATGTTGGTATTCCGGCAACGCTGGTTGAACTTGGCAAACGGTACAATACGAACGTGTCGGCCGATGACATCCCGACAATGACGGCAAATGCTCAAAAAGACATCTGCCGATTTACCAATCCTCGTGGTGCCACGGATAAAAATATCGCTGATATTTACGCTGGCGCAATGTAA
- a CDS encoding isoamylase early set domain-containing protein, which yields MTIHDSLPSEDRETAERIANMRYAPAPENLVAGVMHRIQATQATPSRWQRLKTWLLTPRPIRIAPWIPLTASGFALAILLVVGLIPSKPIGNAPVSIAAHETGLAHVVFTLHANNAEQVSLIGSFNNWQAGTYNLKPTKTPGIWTISIPLSQGRHEYAFVLDTTRIVPDPKALVYEDDGFGNLNSVIIVGNHEQSL from the coding sequence ATGACTATACATGATTCTTTACCTTCCGAAGACCGAGAAACGGCCGAACGTATCGCGAACATGCGCTATGCTCCTGCACCCGAGAACCTTGTCGCCGGTGTAATGCATAGAATCCAGGCTACGCAGGCGACACCATCAAGATGGCAACGCCTCAAAACCTGGCTTCTCACCCCACGACCGATACGTATAGCACCTTGGATACCTCTCACTGCTTCCGGTTTTGCTCTCGCTATACTGCTTGTTGTCGGGTTGATCCCATCGAAACCAATCGGCAATGCTCCCGTATCGATTGCCGCGCACGAGACCGGCTTGGCCCATGTCGTGTTCACGCTCCACGCAAACAATGCCGAGCAGGTTTCGCTCATCGGATCGTTCAACAACTGGCAGGCTGGCACGTACAACCTCAAACCAACCAAGACGCCCGGCATCTGGACGATTTCCATACCACTTTCGCAGGGTCGTCATGAATATGCTTTTGTGCTCGACACAACACGTATCGTCCCCGACCCCAAAGCCTTGGTTTACGAAGACGACGGCTTTGGCAACCTTAACTCCGTTATCATTGTGGGGAACCATGAACAATCGTTGTAA
- a CDS encoding RNA polymerase sigma factor, whose translation MNTQAQLTEDEEKIIISRVRSGDTQAFSHLVQRYQTPIYNLMVRMTRSNDTAYDLAQETFVRAFEKINAYDVSKAFFPWLYTLALNVGRGHLRKYRVENTQTHCFDEIQYEHEDPRHPENDYDRATDRHTLENALASLPEDMREALIMRYREEFSYQEIANVLDIGLSSAKMKIHRGLARLRSILTTEVSP comes from the coding sequence ATGAACACGCAGGCACAATTGACCGAGGACGAGGAGAAAATCATCATCAGTCGTGTACGCTCTGGTGATACACAAGCGTTCTCTCATCTCGTTCAGCGATACCAGACCCCGATTTATAACCTGATGGTGCGTATGACCAGGTCCAACGACACAGCGTACGATCTTGCTCAGGAAACGTTTGTCCGCGCGTTTGAAAAAATAAACGCTTACGATGTGAGCAAAGCGTTTTTTCCTTGGTTGTACACGCTTGCATTGAATGTCGGCCGTGGGCATTTGCGAAAATACCGGGTGGAAAACACCCAAACACATTGTTTCGACGAGATCCAGTATGAGCATGAAGATCCGCGACATCCGGAAAATGACTACGACCGGGCAACAGACCGACATACACTGGAAAACGCGTTGGCCAGTTTGCCTGAAGACATGCGTGAGGCGTTGATTATGCGCTATCGGGAAGAATTCTCCTACCAGGAGATCGCGAACGTCCTCGATATTGGCCTCAGTAGCGCCAAAATGAAAATTCATCGTGGACTTGCACGACTACGTTCCATACTGACCACGGAGGTTTCTCCATGA
- a CDS encoding TIGR00266 family protein: MADVIDYQILGDDMQLVEIELDPGEAVRAETGAMMYMTRDIAMQTSTGGGLFKGFKRMLTGESFFITTFLNAGNSKAMVAFGAPYPGKIIPLDLARFGGHFLCQKDAYLCSAQGIDIEVAFTKKLGAGLFGGEGFILQRLTGDGLAFIHAGGSIVEKTLGPGEVLRVDTGCLAGLEDRVDYDIEFVGGFKNALFGGEGLFLATLTGPGTVFLQSLPFSRLADRIFAAAKFEQKGQQDGVAGFGGGLLGGLLSGDKN, translated from the coding sequence GTGGCCGACGTCATTGATTACCAGATTCTTGGCGACGATATGCAACTTGTAGAAATCGAACTCGACCCGGGTGAAGCCGTGCGCGCCGAAACGGGCGCCATGATGTATATGACCCGCGATATTGCTATGCAGACCTCAACTGGAGGCGGCTTATTCAAAGGATTCAAACGCATGCTCACGGGAGAATCCTTTTTTATCACGACTTTTCTCAACGCGGGCAACAGCAAGGCCATGGTTGCCTTTGGAGCGCCTTACCCTGGGAAAATCATTCCGCTCGACCTCGCCCGATTCGGCGGACACTTCCTTTGTCAAAAAGATGCCTACTTATGTTCAGCACAAGGCATCGACATCGAAGTCGCGTTTACCAAAAAACTTGGAGCTGGCTTGTTTGGTGGGGAAGGCTTCATACTTCAACGTCTGACCGGAGACGGGCTTGCCTTCATCCATGCCGGGGGAAGTATCGTTGAAAAAACACTCGGTCCTGGGGAAGTGCTACGCGTTGATACGGGATGTCTGGCCGGACTCGAAGACCGTGTCGATTATGATATTGAATTTGTTGGCGGGTTCAAGAACGCCTTGTTTGGCGGGGAGGGGCTGTTTTTAGCAACATTAACTGGACCGGGAACAGTCTTCTTACAAAGCCTGCCGTTCTCTCGTCTTGCCGACCGCATTTTTGCCGCTGCAAAATTCGAACAGAAAGGACAGCAAGATGGCGTCGCCGGATTTGGAGGAGGACTCCTCGGCGGCCTCTTAAGCGGAGATAAAAACTAA
- a CDS encoding Crp/Fnr family transcriptional regulator, with product MDTLTALSTLTLFHGIPQNGLRQLASIAESMKCQRSDIIFEEDTPGRGFYGVVTGKIRIFKTSFTGKEHIIHVFGPGEIFAEVAMFTDQKYPATAQALEDSTCLFFPRDAFRQLLAEHPDLALAMLGLMSVRLRQLTAKIEALSLKEAPARFAAHLLLLLDEANHNVVQLDLSRTHLAGYLGANPETLSRIIKKMTENGYIVAKGKTVNVLDKNGLALLASGETLL from the coding sequence ATGGACACGTTGACCGCGCTCTCCACCCTCACACTCTTTCATGGCATTCCCCAAAACGGTTTACGCCAACTTGCATCCATTGCCGAATCTATGAAATGCCAACGCTCGGATATCATTTTCGAAGAAGATACCCCTGGCCGAGGCTTCTATGGCGTCGTAACCGGCAAAATTCGCATCTTCAAAACGTCTTTCACCGGAAAAGAACACATCATTCATGTTTTTGGTCCCGGTGAAATATTCGCAGAAGTCGCCATGTTCACCGACCAGAAATATCCGGCGACAGCCCAAGCTTTAGAAGATTCGACATGTCTCTTTTTTCCCCGAGACGCCTTCCGCCAGCTTCTTGCCGAACATCCGGACCTTGCTCTCGCTATGCTCGGCCTTATGTCGGTACGACTTCGTCAGCTCACAGCAAAAATCGAAGCCTTGAGTCTGAAGGAAGCACCTGCACGATTTGCCGCTCACCTGCTCTTACTGCTCGATGAAGCCAACCATAATGTTGTTCAGCTCGATTTGTCGCGAACGCATTTGGCAGGATACCTTGGTGCCAACCCAGAGACCTTGTCACGTATTATTAAAAAAATGACGGAAAACGGGTATATCGTTGCCAAAGGAAAAACCGTCAATGTGCTCGACAAAAACGGATTGGCTCTTCTTGCTTCGGGCGAAACGCTTTTGTAG
- a CDS encoding porin family protein: MHIKADNTKAAALMREGNLGEARDILFSRYEDDSFDNQSLFLLGMVSGKMGNLDQSEKYYRELLERDPKAQRVRLELASVLYAMGQYEKAQAELLRVKEANPPENVGLNIDKFLEAIDKSKPKAWRVRPSIGFMYDSNVTRSTFDDTVQLMDQQFHLSDRARAQADWAMVYGLEADYFHFFTPQSALQFQFRGSYTDYSYVDWFDTADLSASLGPTFQVGRWIVSLPAVGTYLKYGSEDGDFAKYYTVSVGFAPQVRYQLTDSWEVGMNLAYFFKNYYDDDRYSNLFIVNPYLRFYPNAVSYAQLGGYFMREDQNWDIYSNDAYGIQATYFRSFFNDFNIFCTGILGQTFYSGYRTLYGETQQDTLLMGRASLSYNIDALWGLTPELSYIYTKNWSNIDMFSYDRHQVMFSLSKTF, encoded by the coding sequence ATGCATATCAAGGCAGACAATACAAAAGCCGCGGCATTGATGCGGGAAGGGAATTTGGGCGAAGCGCGTGACATCTTGTTCTCACGATATGAAGACGACTCTTTTGACAATCAGTCGCTTTTCTTGCTCGGTATGGTGTCCGGCAAAATGGGGAATCTCGATCAGAGCGAAAAGTACTATCGCGAATTGCTCGAGCGCGACCCCAAAGCACAACGTGTTCGCCTTGAACTGGCCAGTGTGCTTTATGCCATGGGGCAGTATGAGAAAGCGCAAGCTGAACTCCTCCGGGTCAAAGAAGCCAACCCTCCGGAGAATGTTGGGCTGAATATCGACAAGTTTTTGGAAGCCATTGATAAGTCCAAGCCAAAGGCATGGCGGGTTCGTCCGTCAATTGGTTTTATGTATGATTCCAATGTGACCCGCTCGACGTTCGATGACACGGTTCAACTCATGGACCAACAATTTCATTTGTCCGACCGGGCGCGCGCGCAGGCAGACTGGGCCATGGTGTATGGTCTGGAAGCAGATTACTTTCATTTTTTTACCCCGCAAAGTGCATTGCAATTTCAATTTCGCGGGTCGTACACCGATTATTCCTATGTGGATTGGTTTGATACGGCGGACTTGAGCGCTTCTCTTGGTCCCACGTTCCAAGTTGGACGTTGGATCGTTTCACTCCCTGCTGTGGGAACGTATCTCAAATATGGATCGGAAGATGGAGATTTTGCAAAATACTATACGGTAAGTGTCGGGTTCGCTCCACAGGTCCGGTATCAGTTGACGGACTCCTGGGAAGTCGGGATGAATCTCGCGTATTTTTTCAAGAATTATTATGATGACGATCGATACTCTAATTTGTTTATTGTGAATCCCTATCTTCGCTTTTATCCGAACGCTGTGTCGTATGCTCAGCTCGGCGGGTACTTCATGCGTGAGGATCAAAATTGGGATATTTACAGTAACGATGCATACGGCATTCAGGCGACGTACTTTCGCAGCTTTTTTAATGATTTTAATATATTTTGTACGGGAATATTGGGGCAGACCTTTTACAGCGGATATCGTACTCTCTATGGTGAAACACAGCAGGATACCTTGCTTATGGGGCGCGCGTCATTGAGTTATAATATCGACGCATTGTGGGGGCTTACTCCGGAACTGAGTTATATCTATACAAAGAACTGGAGCAACATCGATATGTTTTCCTACGACCGTCATCAAGTCATGTTTAGCCTGTCAAAAACGTTCTGA
- a CDS encoding FecR domain-containing protein, with protein MNRITMTFFLAVLGWMLCAGLPMALAANSPVPIGFAIEVRGTVNAVLDGQQRTVESGGPIYRKDTVRTGAQSAATITLTDQTQFTMGPESEIVLAEYVFDDYDEASNNSIAMTAAKGVFRFLTGQIVKKDPKAFEINTPLGTMGTRGTIFDVLSEKERVVLRLLKGGPVFFLDLFGNFRLIINSGSGIVALAGQPVSKVKSIPANIYRETGEGGHSKGNGDADKKTGDGEGGPGERDQDVPHDRMDEMKNGGESSSDQENGDQFFGFDPGAPLGQAQTGTQPLAFVQNLQNVTQDTTDNPSDSPSNLQQTTNISETIAEVIASQTSTPTPTPTPTPTVTPTVTPTVTPTPTPTPTPTPTPTPTPTPTPTPTPTPTPTPTPTPTPTPTPTPTTYKVFGSHEYVKNAEEGVTPEVVWFNSNGEAVKDGVALGQLEQGATYYGMTFDQEPSAYVPDGYQYVSWGMWNDNANLDYASMDSLPQDVLDELNKGGFNASHTCFVAGNVTPGNDIPREGSATYNGQIMGRYYDTAEGTSATLSGDVKMTFCFTTDTINQASFNFLKNGDPWENYSLANSQWFNRFSLPQFGGNLAGSLGGTGQFKGSFFGPFGQEVGGVFFVESGSNASGSGVFIAK; from the coding sequence ATGAACAGAATCACAATGACGTTTTTTCTGGCTGTTCTGGGGTGGATGCTGTGTGCAGGTCTCCCCATGGCATTGGCTGCAAATTCCCCTGTACCAATCGGATTTGCCATTGAGGTTCGTGGGACGGTGAATGCCGTTCTGGATGGACAACAACGAACAGTTGAAAGTGGTGGTCCTATATATCGGAAAGATACGGTGCGAACCGGAGCGCAGAGCGCGGCGACGATCACATTGACCGATCAGACTCAGTTCACGATGGGGCCGGAAAGTGAGATCGTTTTGGCAGAGTATGTCTTTGACGATTATGATGAGGCCTCGAACAATTCTATTGCCATGACTGCCGCCAAGGGAGTTTTTCGGTTTCTGACCGGTCAAATTGTTAAAAAGGACCCCAAAGCATTTGAAATCAATACTCCGCTCGGGACCATGGGAACCCGCGGTACCATTTTTGATGTGCTCTCGGAAAAAGAGCGGGTCGTCTTGCGATTGCTGAAAGGTGGCCCTGTCTTCTTCCTCGACCTTTTCGGGAATTTTCGACTTATCATCAATTCCGGCAGCGGTATTGTTGCATTAGCTGGTCAACCGGTTTCCAAAGTAAAGTCTATCCCTGCAAATATTTATCGTGAGACCGGGGAAGGCGGGCATTCAAAGGGGAACGGTGACGCGGACAAAAAAACGGGAGACGGGGAAGGCGGACCGGGTGAGCGTGACCAGGATGTCCCGCACGACCGAATGGATGAGATGAAGAACGGCGGGGAAAGTTCTTCTGATCAAGAGAATGGAGACCAATTTTTCGGTTTTGACCCTGGAGCGCCATTGGGACAAGCCCAAACGGGAACACAACCCTTGGCTTTTGTACAGAATCTTCAAAATGTAACCCAGGATACGACGGACAATCCTTCGGATAGCCCGAGCAACTTGCAACAAACCACGAATATCAGCGAGACTATTGCTGAAGTCATAGCTTCGCAGACTTCTACCCCAACTCCAACTCCAACCCCAACACCAACCGTGACGCCGACCGTGACGCCAACCGTCACACCGACGCCGACACCGACGCCGACACCAACGCCGACACCAACGCCGACGCCGACACCAACGCCGACGCCGACACCAACGCCGACACCAACGCCGACACCAACGCCGACACCGACTCCAACTCCGACGCCAACGACCTATAAGGTTTTCGGAAGCCATGAGTATGTGAAGAATGCCGAAGAAGGTGTCACTCCCGAAGTTGTCTGGTTTAACTCAAATGGAGAAGCGGTCAAAGATGGCGTAGCACTTGGTCAATTGGAGCAGGGCGCCACGTATTATGGGATGACATTTGACCAGGAACCCTCCGCCTATGTGCCGGACGGGTATCAATATGTTTCCTGGGGGATGTGGAACGATAATGCCAACTTGGACTATGCGAGTATGGACTCGTTACCACAAGACGTCTTGGATGAACTCAACAAGGGCGGCTTCAATGCCTCGCATACGTGCTTTGTGGCTGGAAACGTCACGCCTGGCAACGACATTCCTCGTGAAGGGTCTGCAACGTATAATGGTCAGATTATGGGCCGATACTATGATACAGCAGAAGGTACGTCCGCTACACTGTCCGGTGATGTCAAAATGACATTTTGTTTCACAACCGACACCATCAATCAAGCCAGCTTTAATTTCTTAAAGAATGGAGATCCTTGGGAGAATTACAGCTTAGCAAACAGCCAATGGTTCAATCGTTTCAGTTTGCCGCAATTCGGCGGAAATCTCGCGGGTTCGCTCGGTGGTACCGGTCAATTTAAAGGAAGCTTCTTTGGCCCGTTTGGGCAGGAAGTCGGTGGCGTGTTTTTCGTAGAAAGTGGGAGTAATGCTTCCGGCTCCGGTGTGTTTATTGCGAAATAG